The Vanessa atalanta chromosome 18, ilVanAtal1.2, whole genome shotgun sequence DNA window GAGAACGTCGTAGTGGCGAAGTATATCGACAAACCTCTCCTCATTGGAGGACACAAGTGCGACCTTCGTCTGTACGTCTGCGTTACGTCTATAGATCCTCTGCTGATCTATCTCTATGAGGAAGGACTCGTGAGGTTCGCTACAGTGAAGTACGACAAGACGAATAAGAACCTCTGGAATCCGTGCATGCACCTCTGCAACTACAGCATCAACAAATACCACACGGATTACATCAAGTAAGAACTACTTCCAAAATTTTCTGAGGTAAGGTAATAAATAGCCCATCTAAATCAGTATCagtctgtaaatattatattactagacTAAGACCTCCCCTTCCTTTTGATGAGACGTGTTTGAACGTATATTAACATGCTTCACCAATGCTTTTCAGTATATTTCGATCTGACAAATACAAGGTTTCCTCTAGATGTTTTCTCTCATCATCCAGCACCTGAAAATTCAAAGATTTTGCTCGTGTTTGAAACCGcattgtttgtaaattattcaCTTTTTCTATTCACTGGGCATCCTTAACTCCATAGCATCTTTCTAGTGAGCCAGATGGGACATATCATCTAAGATCAAGTGCTTATGTCAGCGGCAAATGGCGACAGTCTGTCCATTGGTagcaaaaaattcaatttaaagatCATAATGTTGATATTAGAATTAACCAATAATTCATCAATATTCTCTTTGCAGGTGCGACGATCCCAATGCTGGTAATATCGGCCACAAGTGGACTCTTTCGGCTCTACTCCGCCACCTCCGCAAGCAAGGCCGGAATACAGCTGCACTGATGGCTGCCATCGAAGACCTGGTGGTGAAGTCCATTCTTTCCTCTGCTCAAACCATCACAGCCGCTGCGAGGGTATTCGTACCCAGTCATTTCAATTGTTTCGGTGAGTACCAGCTTAGTAATAAGATCGTCAATCTTAATTATTGGCGTTCTTCTGACGTGGAAGTTAAAAGTCCAAAGAGTTATTTTGGACAAATATTGTATCCACGATAAGTATTGGATTACCTTAAGTATGAAATTGCCGGTTTTTTCGTTCCTACTGTTCTAATCTAGCCTTCTTTAAAAGGCCGTCATTAGGCTGCATTGTCCAAATACCTTTGCTTGAAAATACTCGgcggaatttttttttttttttttctggaataTGTCACCATATAAAACTCATcggaaatgtattattaatttacaaaaaagtctTAATGAAGATaccgatataaaataaatattataaaatgcgtTCTTATCCCTGACACAGACTCTTCCAGACATGCTTAATGTAGATTTTGAGTTGAATAAAGGAAAGATTAACAAATGTtcgtataaattgtttaaagtgGATTTAACGACGTTTCATAAATTGTACatatgaaatgttaaatttgaAAAAGGTTTATCGTGTTACATACAAAGGGCTTAACCTATAATAATAGGTTAGGAAAACCTAGTAAGGCTAAGGACTAGTAATTGTCTCAGGTAGCTATGTCCTCCaatagtacaaataaattagACCATAACTAAGGATATGTATGactgtgcgtgtgtgtgttaggaaacttgttttaatatataccatACAGTTAAATTCAAAGTAACGCCTAAGGCCGAatgttctattaaatatatatcaccgTCTCGATCTCCACAGAATTATTTGGATATGACATACTCATAGATGACATGCTGAAGCCTTGGTTACTGGAAATCAACTTGTCGCCTaggtaattataataagttatgtACAAAGTTACGTTTATAAATAGGTAACGATCTCACAATAATGTCGTCCACAGCTTGGCTTGCGAAAGTCCACTGGACGCTCGAGTCAAGTCGGCGCTCCTAGCGGACACGTTGACGCTGGTCGGGCTGCCGGCCGTGCCCATGTCTAAAAACGAGGCGTCGCCACAGAGCAACTCGCTTAGAATGAGAATAGGAGCTGTGAGTTACCTTAGTTATATATGTGTTATCGATACTATTAGGGATCGTGAATGGGTTCTATGTCggtgtatgaaataattttacagaaGCGTTGGACATTACATAGATTAAAAACATGTCACTACTGAGGTGCCATGCAATAtgcatttcattttaattattagtttgtttttttggaCACGCTTGTGTCCCTTCAACCTTGTACCTACGTCTAGTATACTCCTAAAAATGAATCTTCCATGAGAGAACCATAACTACTACAACATTAAACTAAACAGAGACTGTAAGGTAATTTTGTGGAGACGAGTACTGATTAACCTCATTAAATGTTTCAGTGTCGCAGAGTCCACTCGGCGGAGAACACGTGCGTGCGCGGCAAGGCGGCGGCCGGGCCGGCGCCGGGCGCGGCCGGGTCCGGCGGGCCGGGCGGGCCGGGCGGCGCGCTGACGGGCGACGAGCTGCGGCTGGTGCGCGCCGTGCGGGCGCAGTACGCGCGGCGCGGCGGGTTCGTGCGGATCTTCCCCAGCCAGAACTCGTGGCAGAAGTACGCGCAGTATCTCGGTGAGCGTGTTGCACTATATCATACGcacgtttttattttagaaatggaatattaataattgtttaattagtgTGAACAAAAAGGATTTCTGTCCTTCAGCTTACAATTACAAGTGCTTGCagattacaattattgtatacttataatatttatcttgacTATGCCGAAATTCTCGACTGATGCCGAAACACCACCACAGACCCGGTGACGGGCGTGCCCGTGTGCTCCACGTCGCTGAACAACAACGCGCCGTACACGGTGGTGCAGCACAATTACAACCTGCTGGTACACTCGCACGTGTTGCCTCACTTCCAGCACGCCACCGTCGCCACCAGCCTCACCGACACGCCGCAAAGGTACGACTCACTGTCACCACGGAACACTTTGTCTTACGttgataaattgattattaataagtttccTATACAAACTCTACTATGAAGATAAAAGATTTGTCGAGATTCAGTCgtgtcaataaatttatatgtatactagcTGCCCGTCCTAACTTCGTTCgggtgcatttttttttatttgatgttccGGGTTTAATCTAAACCCTCCAGGGACCTACctatacacacaaaaaaaaatcgttcacCCATTTAGCAGATcaattacatacacatataccCTAGTCAGGTATCATAATCTTCTGAACCGTCTGCGCAGACTGCAGCGCTACGAGGCGGCGTGCATCGCGGGCGCGGCGCCGGCCGTGCAGCTGGACGCGcagccgccgccgcccgccgccgacGCGCGCCGCGCCAAGCACCTCGTCAAGCAGCAGCTCGCCGACGGCCTGCGCCTCACGTGCGTGtccccgccgcccgccgcccgccgcccgccgGCCCTGTCGCGTGTCCGTATCCGTCCGCCGACTGACCGTCTCGTGTTGCCCGCAGCACCGGCGAGGTCCGTCGCGCCTTCGGCCTGTACCTGACGCACGTGCTGAAGCGCATCTCGTCGCCGAGCAACGAGCTGGGCGTGCAGCACGCCGCGCTCGTGCTGCGCTTCCTGCGCCGCGCCTCCGCCTCGCTGCGCATGCCTTACAATGTAAAGGTGACGCGCATGCGCACACGCTGCACGCACGCTTACCGTGATAACCCTGCACGCATACGTACACTTTACAGACATCACCATAGACATAGCCATAGTCATTTGTCAATATGCTCAATTTGCTAAGTAATATAAACAGATGATACATCctcattgaaattaatatatagcTCCTCTTACTGTTCATTCTCAGGGTCCCCCGGCGAAGATGTGCGACAAGGACAGATGCGCCGTTATCGCCAAGCAACTCAACGATTTCCTCTACATGTACTACCGCGAGACCGACCTCTACACCGACAGTGAGGATCGCGACGGCTGCGTTTCCAATATTCACTTCGCACAATTCCTCTACTCGGCGAGGTGAGCCGCAAACAAACAACCAGGTATCCCGCTCAAAACTGAACCAAAACTACGATGTGATATTTGTATTCCAGCGAAGCCGATTTAGAAGATGTGTTGTTGCTGCTCTTACGCATGGAAAATTATGTCGCCACATTCCTGGGCGACGGTCGCGGTAGCGCCTTCTGCATCGACCTGCCGCCAGAGAAACGTGCGCCGGCCCCCCCGCGACACACGCTGCTGCGACACCTCGCCGCGCTCGCACATCTCAACTGCAGACGATACCGGTACGGAGCCCAACATGCATGTGCACGCACACCTATAGGCACTCAAACACGGTTTATAAACGATTGCGCTTTATATTTCAGACCAGAAACAGAGACATCGAGCAGGTCAGAGCCCGAGGAACCGGCGTCTACAGAGAGTGTCCCGCCACCGCCCTACACCAGCTCCGATTTGGTGATCAAGGATTCACTCAAGCAGGAAAAACCTCACAACCTGGCCCTTAAGTACGCCAGATCATAGCGACGTAATGCTTACCATACAAACTTTTACCTAATAGCCGGGGAATATCAAACGTACCAACCGAATGAGCGTTGACAATAAAAACTAAACGTTacgcgaattaaaaaaaaaaaacaaaaaggtcTGCCATTAATCCGAACCttctttaatatgaataatttaaaaaaaacgttacttTAAAATGTACTACACTCCTGCCCATTCATTATAGAAAAACGCCTAATCctaatattttttctcttacAATGTCACAATGATAATATCcttgaatcatttatttatagcaataaatgaatttattccTAGTTACCATTATAGTAAGGATCATTTCttctacttattaaatataagcagTGATTTCCTATCGATCATTAAGAGCTAAACACTGCCCTCTACATTAAAAAAGGTATTTCCACTGCAAATTTATCATTAACTTAAAATTCTCTGACACAAAAAAATGATATCCTTACCAAGAGCAAATGTTCCTCATAAgtaggtaatttaaataaaatcttaactcAACTTTAAACGATCGCTTTTCAatcttcttaaataaaagttttacttaAACGACACTAAacttatattgataaattaaatccaGTGGGGAAACTCTAAATAGATTTGCGTGGATCCGCGACGCCTTTGAGATATGGTACAAAAAGTGCACAGTTGTGATTGTTAGTAACTAAACGTTTTTAATACTAGCGGTAACGGTTAAAACCAAAgaatacagattatatttacAGAGATGTACCTGGCACTGTAGGCTATTTGATGTAATGAATACTTAAGGTGCTATGTGGAACGAACATCAGTGTTAGTTATAAGGTGTTATACCGTCACAGATTATAATAAtcgtttacaaaataaataaaaacctcatttttaaatttaatttaaatgtgtgtAATGTGTTCTATAATATAGGGTTTTGAATATTGCAAGTATTTTGGctgatgcattttttttttgttgttctgCTGACGGTATTATCAGACgccattttaaattaacgtagACTGAGCTAGCGGTAGTGATGTACTTAATTACTACGATTctcttttgttattaaatctggagaattaatttattaactacttAATTCCTCCGTTTTTATTTCCATtccttcattttaataaaattgaatgtttgCTTTCATGTTGTTTAAGGACTTATATAAGGTATATAACATAAACCTCATTTATTCAATCTGTATTATTTTAGCTTCTTGTTAGTGATTCGATAACCGATGCTAGTCGATGACCAtaacattgaaattataaagatttagtattataattgaaattttaataatttatttaaaaaaatatatttagttcagatattttttattttaaacattgttttCAAACAGCTTTTAGGAATACCTTACTACACCAAAGTATCGTTGGCAGCTAAGCtggtttttaaatgtaaaaatctaatttattaaattaatttggtattttaaaatagtgtttacttggtataatttataaatgtaatcttaatatatttacttatgaattttgatataaaatccaaaattaaaacatttggtTCCGTGtaacattttaaacttatttcgtAAAGTAATCGTATATATTGTTTGTGACTCGACATACAGTAACGTCCACAAACATTGGAGCTTATATCGGTATGACTTAGTCATAAGTAGTACCCTAAGCAATACAAAGCAGTGTTCAAATCAATGCTTAGGTGATAGCGTGTTCTGTTGACAAGTGAAGCTTCGCTTGAGTACAGTGTGATAATGATAAGTAATGTAAACTCCCAGACAGCAATTTTAATCTCggtgaaattatattttcaatacgctgaaataaatcattaaaaaatactgaagtgttttattttataaaaaaaaataattacattaatattgctTCTACTTTCCGCAATTTTATTCtgtttgtaatgttatttatatatgtattagttagtattttaatttaagtataaataattgtgaATGTTCCATGAAGCAGATAATGATGCTATAAATAGTGTTTTGCCTTACATTACTCGATCCGTTTTACTTGGTGtactttaacattaaaaagaCAGAACATATGTCTAATAAAAAGAACAGCAAATACTGGACATTATTAAATCCACGCAAATAATTTTCCCGATGCGAtgtctttttaataatgatttggtTTGGAGGCAAAGAAATctgtaataatttcaattaaattaatttttcgaaAAGTACTTGAGTTTGGGTCCATTTCTGTATCTGTGGAGAcaatcgataataatttaaaagctttCTATAAAAAGGAATCCTATAATCCAGGTGatcaatttgttaaattatgtcCAAATTGTTGATGTGAACCGATAGTCCGATGTCAAAATTATGTGCTtggcttaataatttaattaaaaacattaatacttcAACAAAAAATCAATCGAAACCAACCTTAGCATACGTGTTCATTAAGTAACTTCCGATATCGATAAGGGCTACCAGATCAACGTGTATACCGATTTCTCCAAAGTCTTTGATAAAATCTTCATACATAAGTTAATAGAGTTCGCTATACACGGCAATCTACTTCGGTGGCTGAGTTCATATCTTCGTAATAGCAGCCAAACAGACACAAtcaaaagtttttgtttatcGTTTGTTCCAGTTCCTTCAGGTGTGCCTCAGGcatcttattaataatgtaattcacATTATCAACTTAATTATAAGCAGACGatattaaaacgtttaaaagGATTGCCTTCTTCGGACTGCCTATCAAGAGACATTGAGACTACTTTATATACTCTTTGATTGAGACCTTATGCACATAATGCAGACAAATGCAGACAATGCAAattgatattcattataattagaGTCTTTTTTatgactaataaaatttatcgttcATTCGTGTCATAATAATCGGTTATCATTTACATCGGCGTTATGTTATCGGTATAAAACTTacaattagataaaattattttataattgtctaaaaatatgactgattattgtttttttctttctgtataataattactttcattTATTGCCCTCATTTTTAATCCGttgtaaattcttaatttataactttttatgacACATTTTTTGCTCACTGTATGAATTATTTCCTAGTAGAAACTTTATTGGTCtatgttcaatttattttatttgtttttctataaaaacgtcttttattttgaattggGTAGATTCTATTtccataaagaaaattaaatataataaatacctatattttgtGGATGATATTGTGTGATTGCAATCAGTAGAAGATCCTACTACGAGTAAACATTCGACTTTAACTTAAAACCCGACAGGACTTGCTTGATAATAAGTGATCGTATTATACTGTTCTTTTTACCTAATAAACCcttttgagattatatttttgtgtgaCTAAAGAACACACAATGAGTAAAATTGTTAGTatctattatagttttaaaataatagttacttGTCTATTGCATcatctaaatatttgtttagatcTCGTATCAATATTTTTGCCATTAAATTACATGCGATaccattacattaataaatatgtatatgaagaGAGTATTGAGATAAACTAGACCGGAAACTTATTAAACAGTTTATGACATTCCTTTTACCCTTCTGTCgaactcttttattttttcttataatgttttattaataaaaatagcgaTATATGAGTAGGAAAATAACCAAATTCATAATTTCCTTCATTTAACCGTGATCGTGGTTAAACTTCAACCATTAGTAATACAAGCAACTTAAAACATCATTTACAGATATAACATGGTAATATCTCCCATAACAGCTTCCCTTCTTTGCTGCAACACATTATACTATAATCATGGACTCTGGTCTTGCAAAATTGTGAAGTAAACAACctcgttttttataaaataagggattaaaatgaaaaaaaaat harbors:
- the LOC125070916 gene encoding tubulin polyglutamylase TTLL5 isoform X1; the protein is MGKVFAPHVSTETTIPSTSGLQAEQDKDSMRKNDDETNNSKEKENEGSVSDWVSGGPIGSKVAVLVFRSCVLASRTPSMESTTKTVGNNTGTTILLNKAKNMAKRLVAEPHAFSVRPKNIMHDVMETFGNSNKFTGQAYVVRHVSEAEMPETMSIEEQGHEPTEHKRDIEDVLNDLSKITLKKNLNIENTTANIKPPEEPPPTKDIKEEKKGKKSKGKNKRKNSHIQRTLSPTLESDDSEHMLVKDVDSVKVLESCHMPARVLKITYKLVNTETKLLHRLLQAHGLQEASQDAKDFNLMWAGLHPKPDVLRSLTPYQRVNHFPRSYELTRKDKLFKNIEKMQYFRGLKHFDFIPTTFLMPVEYKELCTTHYRTKGPWIVKPAASSRGRGIYIVNTPEQIPKGENVVVAKYIDKPLLIGGHKCDLRLYVCVTSIDPLLIYLYEEGLVRFATVKYDKTNKNLWNPCMHLCNYSINKYHTDYIKCDDPNAGNIGHKWTLSALLRHLRKQGRNTAALMAAIEDLVVKSILSSAQTITAAARVFVPSHFNCFELFGYDILIDDMLKPWLLEINLSPSLACESPLDARVKSALLADTLTLVGLPAVPMSKNEASPQSNSLRMRIGACRRVHSAENTCVRGKAAAGPAPGAAGSGGPGGPGGALTGDELRLVRAVRAQYARRGGFVRIFPSQNSWQKYAQYLDPVTGVPVCSTSLNNNAPYTVVQHNYNLLVHSHVLPHFQHATVATSLTDTPQRLQRYEAACIAGAAPAVQLDAQPPPPAADARRAKHLVKQQLADGLRLTTGEVRRAFGLYLTHVLKRISSPSNELGVQHAALVLRFLRRASASLRMPYNVKGPPAKMCDKDRCAVIAKQLNDFLYMYYRETDLYTDSEDRDGCVSNIHFAQFLYSASEADLEDVLLLLLRMENYVATFLGDGRGSAFCIDLPPEKRAPAPPRHTLLRHLAALAHLNCRRYRPETETSSRSEPEEPASTESVPPPPYTSSDLVIKDSLKQEKPHNLALKYARS
- the LOC125070916 gene encoding tubulin polyglutamylase TTLL5 isoform X3 codes for the protein MRKNDDETNNSKEKENEGSVSDWVSGGPIGSKVAVLVFRSCVLASRTPSMESTTKTVGNNTGTTILLNKAKNMAKRLVAEPHAFSVRPKNIMHDVMETFGNSNKFTGQAYVVRHVSEAEMPETMSIEEQGHEPTEHKRDIEDVLNDLSKITLKKNLNIENTTANIKPPEEPPPTKDIKEEKKGKKSKGKNKRKNSHIQRTLSPTLESDDSEHMLVKDVDSVKVLESCHMPARVLKITYKLVNTETKLLHRLLQAHGLQEASQDAKDFNLMWAGLHPKPDVLRSLTPYQRVNHFPRSYELTRKDKLFKNIEKMQYFRGLKHFDFIPTTFLMPVEYKELCTTHYRTKGPWIVKPAASSRGRGIYIVNTPEQIPKGENVVVAKYIDKPLLIGGHKCDLRLYVCVTSIDPLLIYLYEEGLVRFATVKYDKTNKNLWNPCMHLCNYSINKYHTDYIKCDDPNAGNIGHKWTLSALLRHLRKQGRNTAALMAAIEDLVVKSILSSAQTITAAARVFVPSHFNCFELFGYDILIDDMLKPWLLEINLSPSLACESPLDARVKSALLADTLTLVGLPAVPMSKNEASPQSNSLRMRIGACRRVHSAENTCVRGKAAAGPAPGAAGSGGPGGPGGALTGDELRLVRAVRAQYARRGGFVRIFPSQNSWQKYAQYLDPVTGVPVCSTSLNNNAPYTVVQHNYNLLVHSHVLPHFQHATVATSLTDTPQRLQRYEAACIAGAAPAVQLDAQPPPPAADARRAKHLVKQQLADGLRLTTGEVRRAFGLYLTHVLKRISSPSNELGVQHAALVLRFLRRASASLRMPYNVKGPPAKMCDKDRCAVIAKQLNDFLYMYYRETDLYTDSEDRDGCVSNIHFAQFLYSASEADLEDVLLLLLRMENYVATFLGDGRGSAFCIDLPPEKRAPAPPRHTLLRHLAALAHLNCRRYRPETETSSRSEPEEPASTESVPPPPYTSSDLVIKDSLKQEKPHNLALKYARS
- the LOC125070916 gene encoding probable beta-tubulin polyglutamylase isoform X2, whose protein sequence is MGKVFAPHVSTETTIPSTSGLQAEQDKDSMRKNDDETNNSKEKENEGSVSDWVSGGPIGSKVAVLVFRSCVLASRTPSMESTTKTVGNNTGTTILLNKAKNMAKRLVAEPHAFSVRPKNIMHDVMETFGNSNKFTGQAYVVRHVSEAEMPETMSIEEQGHEPTEHKRDIEDVLNDLSKITLKKNLNIENTTANIKPPEEPPPTKDIKEEKKGKKSKGKNKRKNSHIQRTLSPTLESDDSEHMLVKDVDSVKVLESCHMPARVLKITYKLVNTETKLLHRLLQAHGLQEASQDAKDFNLMWAGLHPKPDVLRSLTPYQRVNHFPRSYELTRKDKLFKNIEKMQYFRGLKHFDFIPTTFLMPVEYKELCTTHYRTKGPWIVKPAASSRGRGIYIVNTPEQIPKGENVVVAKYIDKPLLIGGHKCDLRLYVCVTSIDPLLIYLYEEGLVRFATVKYDKTNKNLWNPCMHLCNYSINKYHTDYIKCDDPNAGNIGHKWTLSALLRHLRKQGRNTAALMAAIEDLVVKSILSSAQTITAAARVFVPSHFNCFELFGYDILIDDMLKPWLLEINLSPSLACESPLDARVKSALLADTLTLVGLPAVPMSKNEASPQSNSLRMRIGACRRVHSAENTCVRGKAAAGPAPGAAGSGGPGGPGGALTGDELRLVRAVRAQYARRGGFVRIFPSQNSWQKYAQYLDPVTGVPVCSTSLNNNAPYTVVQHNYNLLVHSHVLPHFQHATVATSLTDTPQRLQRYEAACIAGAAPAVQLDAQPPPPAADARRAKHLVKQQLADGLRLTTGEVRRAFGLYLTHVLKRISSPSNELGVQHAALVLRFLRRASASLRMPYNGPPAKMCDKDRCAVIAKQLNDFLYMYYRETDLYTDSEDRDGCVSNIHFAQFLYSASEADLEDVLLLLLRMENYVATFLGDGRGSAFCIDLPPEKRAPAPPRHTLLRHLAALAHLNCRRYRPETETSSRSEPEEPASTESVPPPPYTSSDLVIKDSLKQEKPHNLALKYARS